The Stomoxys calcitrans chromosome 3, idStoCalc2.1, whole genome shotgun sequence genome includes a region encoding these proteins:
- the LOC106083040 gene encoding digestive cysteine proteinase 2-like, which translates to MATLTDEEWEAYKMQFNKAYADAEEDAMRRKLVDKNKQFVDEHNKKFQAGETTFECGLNHFSDRTPEENQRRFGLRPPRD; encoded by the exons ATGGCAACACTAACAGATGAAGAATGGGAAGCGTATAAG ATGCAGTTTAATAAGGCTTATGCCGACGCCGAGGAAGATGCCATGCGTCGCAAATTGGtggacaaaaataagcaattcgTTGATGAACACAATAAAAAGTTCCAGGCGGGCGAGACAACATTTGAGTGTGGCCTAAATCATTTTTCTGATCGTACGCCCGAAGAAAATCAAAGAAGATTTGGTCTTCGACCACCCAGAGATTAA
- the LOC106083044 gene encoding crustapain-like, whose amino-acid sequence MAKLTDAEWEAYKKQFNKSYADQEEDAMRRELVAKSKQFIGEHNKKFEAGEIRYTCGLNHLSDLKPEEYNVPVEEMKDIMLETLG is encoded by the exons ATGGCAAAGTTGACAGATGCCGAATGGGAAGCGTATAAG AAGCAATTCAATAAATCATATGCCGATCAAGAAGAAGATGCAATGCGGCGTGAGTTGGTGGCCAAAAGTAAGCAGTTCATTGGGGAACACAATAAAAAGTTCGAGGCAGGCGAAATTAGATACACCTGTGGCTTAAATCATTTATCCGATCTTAAGCCTGAGGAATATAATGTTCCTGTAGAGGAAATGAAAGACATCATGCTTGAAACATTGGGATAA